The bacterium genome includes a window with the following:
- a CDS encoding DinB family protein: GSEEAWRTVLSDLEEAHRSLHATVLELEDARLEDPVAGCDPTVRGLLLGVLQHNVYHAGQISVLKKAEATPGGAA, from the coding sequence GGCTCGGAAGAGGCCTGGCGGACCGTTCTCTCCGATCTGGAAGAGGCTCATCGGAGCCTTCACGCGACGGTCCTCGAGCTCGAGGACGCACGCTTGGAAGATCCGGTCGCCGGCTGCGACCCCACCGTCCGCGGCCTGCTGTTGGGCGTGCTGCAGCACAACGTCTACCACGCTGGACAGATCTCGGTTCTGAAGAAGGCCGAGGCGACTCCGGGAGGGGCGGCGTGA